A stretch of the Vigna radiata var. radiata cultivar VC1973A chromosome 7, Vradiata_ver6, whole genome shotgun sequence genome encodes the following:
- the LOC106766993 gene encoding uncharacterized protein LOC106766993 has translation METPSSTARRVTRSQTASNNIPLSRKKNEDSEMAMSKTRQRSGMQNQDRSALVDISNDSPIVGLANGNDIETPLSSIMKQKRVKNTPGSGEALLRGQVKTLLQKVEEEAVISKLTMEVVSPFLQLVNSPMSLLAPTPANTPQVPNLSCPNGDALALVSPPSCVIEEQLISRVVNESFEKNKEEVEGEKSVITRSLLLDFSDKSEVVSECSSEVTYQEVIHGSGGSTEDDGASVWSMQVNAASTQDEDDVEEEEGNYYEDAEEDEECYDNEEDSDGGLLLDELCAGLNNISVNEKGCGKHTRFVYDSEDELVEKVVESCGSSGVMHLKGLPTPEGKHLRFPEEEEDCSL, from the exons ATGGAGACTCCATCGTCCACAGCAAGAAGAGTCACAAGATCCCAAACCGCCTCCAACAACATTCCCCTCTCAA GAAAAAAGAACGAGGACTCGGAAATGGCTATGTCTAAAACCCGCCAAAGAAGCGGCATGCAGAACCAGGATCGGAGCGCCCTCGTTGACATATCGAACGATTCTCCGATTGTGGGGCTTGCAAACGGCAACGACATTGAAACCCCGTTGTCCTCTATAATGAAGCAGAAGAGGGTGAAGAATACGCCGGGTTCAGGAGAGGCTTTGCTGAGGGGTCAGGTGAAGACCCTTTTGCAGAAAGTGGAGGAAGAGGCTGTGATTTCGAAACTCACCATGGAAGTTGTTTCGCCCTTTCTTCAACTCGTTAATTCCCCCATGTCACTTCTTGCACCCACTCCTGCGAACACTCCTCAGGTTCCCAATCTTTCTTGTCCCAACGGTGATGCTTTGGCTTTGGTGTCGCCTCCTTCTTGCGTAATCGAAGAGCAATTGATCTCTAGG GTTGTGAATGAATCATTTGAAAAGAACAAGGAGGAGGTTGAAGGTGAGAAGAGTGTGATAACACGGTCCTTGCTGTTGGATTTCTCGGACAAATCGGAGGTGGTTTCGGAATGCTCTTCTGAGGTGACTTATCAGGAAGTGATACATGGAAGTGGAGGATCAACTGAAGATGATGGTGCTTCTGTTTGGTCGATGCAAGTGAATGCTGCAAGCACACAGGATGAAGATGATgtggaggaggaagaaggaaaTTATTACGAGGATGCTGAAGAGGATGAAGAGTGTTACGACAATGAAGAAGATAGTGATGGAGGGTTGTTACTTGATGAACTGTGTGCTGGGTTGAACAACATCAGTGTGAATGAAAAAGGTTGTGGGAAGCACACAAGGTTTGTTTACGACAGTGAGGATGAGCTTGTGGAGAAAGTGGTGGAATCTTGTGGTTCTTCTGGGGTTATGCATTTGAAGGGGTTGCCAACACCCGAAGGAAAGCACCTTCGTTTCCCtgaggaggaagaagattgtAGTTTGTGA